The following nucleotide sequence is from Aedes aegypti strain LVP_AGWG chromosome 3, AaegL5.0 Primary Assembly, whole genome shotgun sequence.
TCGGGACCAAAATAGGTTCGACCATCATCAGGCAAGCTTTAACGATACGCTGAACTCGCTGCGACCGGAACTCAAAGTTAAGCGGGAAATTCGGTAAGTAGGGTGAGGGATCTTATGTTTGATCCTGTattagttttcgacccattgcTGTATTATTATAAGTAATTATTGTATGATTTACAGACTAAGTTCTGCCGGGCTGATCTACACCTATTTCGGAGAGGATGTAATACGCCAGATTCTGAAGGCGAACGGAATTGAAAGCGCGAGTGACGACTTGGTTCGGGGAGTCTTCCGTAAACTGTACGACACCTTGATAGCGGAAATCGATGCCATCGACAATGGAGTTCCGATGTTCGATGGAGAGCCCAAGTACTCAATTAACACCCACCTAAGCGCACGTGTAAGTCACTTTAATCCGGCTTGGAACGAAGATGCTGGCGACGACACGGATGCCATGAAGCGATTCGAGAAGGCCAAGGCTTACGTCGGACAAGAGTTCATCGACAAGGTGCTGTATTACGCCGTTAGATGGTGGCCAGCTAGGGAATTGGTCGAAAATGCCGTTAAAAAGCGCATGGAAGTGCACGCTTCCGGTGAGATTCTGGAACTGGAAATGCTCTGTCCGTGGAAGGAGCACTTGTACGAATTGGAAGACCAGTACGATATTGCCGGAGTTCCAAAGTACGTAATATACTTCAACAAAGAAAATGATTGGCGCGTGATTTGCGTACCACTTCAACCTGCTAGCTTCGTATGCAGGAAGTTCCTAGCTGCCCCATGGCGTGGAGTGCGCGACAAGGAACTGGAGAGTGTGTCCGGTATTGAAGGAATCACATTCTGCCACCAAACGGGATTCATCGGAGGAAACACAACGAGAGAAGGCGCTTTGAAGATGGCGGTAGCTAGCTTAGAGGCAAAGGAATAAAGTTTTTGGCTCAACATAAGGCAGTGCGGGAAATCATTGTACTCATCAATTATACCCTATAAActtgaagaagcaaattttaatATCTACTCCATATATCGGTTCGAAAAATTATCACcatattttactgaaaataaGAACTTTGATAGCCTTCCTGCGTGAAAAAAGAGATCAAACAGAAACTAAAAGATAAGAGTTTAATTCCTCATGAAATTCGACCAGATATTTCTCTAAAACCGGATCTTTCcttgtgacattacgacaagtattattGCTCACATTACTGAATGtgttttctacaggaatttcagCAGAACTTAATACAGGTATTTTCCAAAAGTTTGATTCAGACTTTAGGTACtccggatttttttcagaattttactTCCTAacgaattcctcctggaattttaTTTTAGATACCTAACCCCGAGAGTTCAACCtgcatttttttctaatgataATCATAGAAATTACCTtggaaattccatcaggaattcctccaaagattttttgttttactcagtgattcctccattCATTTCCCTATCAGGTATCAGGAGGTCGGCTCCACCAATTAACAGGGtgggcacgttccccaccagttaagaaatttgtgccatcgccatatttgagccctttttcatcatctacccgatgagaggagaaagggaagggaaagatcgGAGGaaatacagtggcccaatttcatattcgtacaggtaactgtttccacatcaagttagtaaaaaactattaaatgaagtattgagctacaaatattttatccacattgaaggtaataggtgtcatctattgtttgccaatcacaaaatgtttccatttacattcatctttggattaatagaaaagtattgaattgatgtctaaaattcgcccaattccatattcgtacacctaccaaaattcaaacgcacaacgttcaaaactaaatttagaagctctatttgattactgaagtgctttattatgatgttcagatgtagtgaaatacatttggatgtagtgaaatacatttgaaatttaggtaaaattatgagaaatgccagttttccaatgatttttgctataaaatccaataattcgaacaataacgtttatttttgtcattggatccaatctatagattatactcgtaagctctgatagaaatttagttgaaatatatacagaAATCAttaacagtttttatcccttttgagttcaggaaattgttgtgccataagctcaaaactcttctaaaatgatatttttaatcaatgtaaaccaaattttcattctaaacaacagttaaatgataatttttaatttgtctgtgaaaataatttgaactacgaacttcgttttacaataaagtaccctaaactacgctgtacataccttcacataattgatgtcatcgtaatattcaattatctttgaaataatgttcaaattatattcaaaatagcaccctattttgcaatttattgattttataagaaaaatacaaaataacttgaatgagtagagagcattgatatactatttaatagaatatatcctgttgttttcatcatttcaaaaaacgtttgtgttgcggttattgcaataatatttattctataaatctcaataatcatgtttggtagtaaaatgtaaattaaaaatgataattacgcaatgttttgataggaacattaactatggattatgtatatacatttaggagccaaacataaagaaattgactaaaatttttggttttggatttgttataaaagttatattacctaagattcaaaagtataagttatcgatatccactcctagctactctaaaactgattataattttttgaaacttgtgcaatattcgcagttatcattcttaaggaagtgatgttgaaaaaaatgcaaattattGTTCGatttaccgaatattttagcaaaaaaacatggaaaaactggtatttttcttaaatttacttaagtttcaaatatgtccgcttataaattttccaaatgtattctactgcatctgaacaacacaacgaagagcttaagtaatcatctagtccattaaaaattagttttgaatgctgtatatttcttttttgttaggtgtacgaatatggaattgggtcaattatagacacaatctcaatacttttccattattccaaagatttaagcaaatgaa
It contains:
- the LOC5569097 gene encoding UPF0160 protein produces the protein MLRQLSKVVPGLELLRSSSTSIGILPATCNLSRTTLPKRQSILRTTIFRMSTEAQDTKRFKEDDSTRQLVIGTHDGIFHCDEVLACFMLQQLPKYANATVTRTRKQELLDQCDIVVDVGAVFDRDQNRFDHHQASFNDTLNSLRPELKVKREIRLSSAGLIYTYFGEDVIRQILKANGIESASDDLVRGVFRKLYDTLIAEIDAIDNGVPMFDGEPKYSINTHLSARVSHFNPAWNEDAGDDTDAMKRFEKAKAYVGQEFIDKVLYYAVRWWPARELVENAVKKRMEVHASGEILELEMLCPWKEHLYELEDQYDIAGVPKYVIYFNKENDWRVICVPLQPASFVCRKFLAAPWRGVRDKELESVSGIEGITFCHQTGFIGGNTTREGALKMAVASLEAKE